The following proteins come from a genomic window of Maniola hyperantus chromosome 8, iAphHyp1.2, whole genome shotgun sequence:
- the LOC117984267 gene encoding uncharacterized protein produces MGSVWHVRAFVLALLLLCEEYTVTSLELLELRVPAHVPLGTRPSLSCRWQLGPSDVLYSVKWYKDGKEFFRHVPRDVEPRRKFLLPGVDVENSSPNGSNVTLYPAVLETGGRYRCEVSGERPLFPTVSDHADMTIVALPATGPIITGSRLRYQIGDRVQVNCTSGRSRPATRLTWYINGEPAPSGAVLPPDHFKHDDGLETTTLGLDFKVKSKHFRKGDLKLKCLATIATVYWRSNEESVQGERLKGYARSRELLEGTSRADRVQATGQSAERRATLPLILILLVHYSTVLCRF; encoded by the exons AGTACACGGTGACCAGCCTAGAACTGCTGGAGCTGCGGGTGCCAGCGCATGTGCCCCTGGGGACACGGCCGTCCCTGTCCTGTCGCTGGCAGCTGGGCCCAAGTGACGTGTTGTACTCGGTCAAGTGGTACAAGGACGGAAAGGAATTCTTCAGGCATGTTCCGAGAGACGTTGAACCGAGAAGAAAGTTTTTGCTGCCTGGAGTTGATGTAGAA AATTCAAGCCCTAACGGCTCAAATGTAACACTTTACCCGGCTGTCCTGGAGACAGGCGGACGCTACCGTTGCGAGGTGTCCGGTGAGCGGCCACTGTTCCCCACCGTCTCCGACCACGCGGATATGACTATAGTCG CTTTGCCTGCAACGGGGCCGATTATTACAGGCTCCCGCCTGCGGTACCAGATAGGGGATAGAGTGCAAGTCAACTGCACATCGGGTCGATCGCGACCCGCCACCAGGCTGACATGGTACATTAACGGGGAGCCTGCGCCCTCCGGTGCAGTCTTGCCTCCAGATCACTTCAAACACGACGATGGCCTCGAGACCACGACTCTTGGCCTCGACTTCAAAGTTAAATCTAAACATTTTAGAAAAGGAGACCTTAAGTTAAAA TGTCTCGCAACTATCGCCACAGTTTATTGGCGAAGCAACGAAGAGAGCGTGCAAGGCGAAAGACTGAAAGGATACGCGCGTTCACGAGAATTGCTTGAAGGAACATCGCGCGCCGATCGCGTGCAGGCTACTGGACAGTCGGCCGAGCGTCGGGCAACATTGCCTTTAATACTAATTCTACTAGTACATTACTCAACAGTACTCTGTAGATTCTAA